In Diabrotica undecimpunctata isolate CICGRU chromosome 4, icDiaUnde3, whole genome shotgun sequence, a single genomic region encodes these proteins:
- the LOC140438938 gene encoding zinc finger MYM-type protein 1-like, whose protein sequence is MKRTLQQSLLGFFPKKGKTNDEPNPQNDNILTTPSMDISTDGDAPTPSTSDRNREPSNAGLDSGMDYDFGKCLSNNPKNDEEKLTVLKETWTPPETFKFPTEGGRGDQKLGSFVTKPFNNWKKALEKMEHHRNTNYHKYAVERARNFVSVMEGQTRDITESFNEENKKIARENRERLCAIVDTILFCGRQELPLRGNQDSGEIGIIDPLHNDGNFCALLRFRAQAGDEVLKNHLISQSNHSRAMYTSSVIQNEIIDLCGNAVQEQIINRVKQSGFFAVLADETQDISRHQQLSLCLRYVDCSSGKALIREDFIEFIHVDEVTGLALATTIIDKLKSFGLDLENLVGQGYDGAAVMSGRFKGVRTIIMDKYPRALFVHCVAHTLNLVLGHSCEIPAIRNCIGTIKSIINFFRQSALRDGLLKRTADEIEAPHSTLISLCETRWTEKHTAVERFAEMFPVVNSVLQELQESGREIATQAYQLQVAMENSQFIVSLTILRKVFSYTSSLNRTLQKVNVDLTDSCSYVKTIKTTLQNLRNEREFSNLFEEAKKLISADITVPRVSRRQLNRNNIPGDTAEVYYRRNIFYPFIQHVVTELDARFKPHEEAISGIQLLLPDRTQNTERAKKCIAGIGEIFLREVEIKHLVSEYELWHNHWCNQEQPSTALEAMDRCDEIFFPTVRKLLQILATLPVSTATPERTFSSLKRLKTYLRNRMGDQRLTGLALMSIHRNVTIGLNSSEIVNKLAERRKRMNLIL, encoded by the exons ATGAAACGAACTTTACAGCAGTCGCTTTTGGGATTTTTTCCAAAGAAGGGGAAAACTAATGATGAACCGAATCCTCAAAACGATAACATCCTAACTACGCCGAGTATGGATATTAGTACAGATGGGGATGCTCCAACTCCCTCCACCTCAGATAGAAACAGAGAACCAAGCAATG CTGGTCTGGATTCTGGTATGGACTACGATTTTGGTAAATGTTTATCAAATAATCCAAAAAATGACGAAGAAAAATTAACAGTTTTAAAAGAAACTTGGACCCCTCCAGAGACTTTTAAGTTCCCC ACCGAAGGTGGTCGCGGTGATCAAAAACTTGGAAGTTTTGTCACAAAACCATTTAATAACTGGAAAAAAGCTCTGGAAAAAATGGAACATCATCGAAATACAAATTATCATAAATATGCTGTTGAACGGGCAAGAAATTTTGTAAGCGTTATGGAAGGTCAAACTCGTGATATTACAGAGTCGtttaatgaagaaaataaaaaaattgcccgAGAAAATAGAGAGAGGCTATGTGCCATAGTGGACACAATCTTATTTTGCGGACGGCAGGAATTGCCTTTGAGAGGAAATCAAGACTCTGGTGAAATCGGTATTATAGATCCTCTACATAATGACGGTAATTTTTGTGCACTACTTCGTTTTCGTGCGCAAGCTGGTGATGAAGTACTTAAAAATCACCTTATTTCTCAAAGCAATCATTCTCGGGCTATGTACACATCGTCCGTCATTCAAAATGAAATTATTGATTTGTGTGGAAATGCTGTTCAGGAGCAAATAATAAATAGAGTGAAACAATCAGGTTTCTTTGCTGTACTTGCTGACGAAACTCAAGACATTTCGCGTCACCAACAACTCTCACTTTGCCTTCGGTATGTAGACTGCTCTTCTGGAAAGGCACTTATTCGAGAGGATTTCATTGAATTTATACACGTCGATGAAGTAACAGGATTAGCTCTAGCTACGACAATCATCGATAAACTTAAGTCGTTTGGATTAGATTTGGAGAATTTAGTTGGCCAGGGCTATGATGGTGCGGCTGTGATGAGCGGACGATTTAAAGGAGTAAGAACAATAATCATGGACAAATATCCTCGAGCACTATTCGTACACTGTGTGGCGCACACATTAAACTTAGTTTTGGGTCATTCATGCGAGATCCCTGCAATACGAAACTGCATCGGAactattaaaagtataattaactTCTTTCGGCAATCTGCACTCCGGGATGGACTTTTAAAAAGAACTGCGGACGAGATTGAAGCACCTCATTCAACGCTTATCTCGCTTTGTGAGACACGCTGGACAGAAAAACATACAGCCGTCGAAAGATTTGCTGAGATGTTTCCTGTAGTAAATTCCGTGCTTCAAGAACTTCAAGAATCTGGAAGGGAAATTGCAACCCAAGCTTACCAGTTACAAGTCGCAATGGAAAACAGTCAATTTATAGTTTCACTAActattttaaggaaggttttctCCTATACGTCAAGCTTAAACCGAACCCTACAAAAAGTCAATGTAGATTTAACCGACTCTTGCagttacgtaaaaacaataaaaaccacTTTACAGAACCTTCGTAACGAACGTGAATTCTCAAATCTTTTTGAGgaagcaaaaaaattaatttcagcaGATATAACTGTTCCAAGAGTAAGTAGGAGACAATTGAACCGCAATAATATACCAGGGGACACTGCTGAAGTTTACTATCGGCGAAATATATTTTATCCATTTATACAACATGTAGTGACCGAGCTTGATGCTCGCTTTAAACCTCACGAAGAAGCAATTTCAGGAATTCAGTTGCTTCTACCAGATCGCACCCAAAATACTGAGAGAGCAAAGAAATGTATAGCAGGAATCGGAGAAATATTTCTCAGGGAAGTtgaaataaaacatttagtaagTGAGTATGAGCTTTGGCACAACCACTGGTGCAATCAAGAACAGCCGTCTACTGCACTAGAAGCTATGGACCGATGTGATGAAATTTTTTTTCCAACGGTTaggaaacttcttcaaattttagCAACACTTCCAGTATCTACTGCCACACCTGAACGTACTTTTTCATCTCTTAAACGGTTAAAAACTTATCTTAGAAATAGAATGGGAGACCAGAGGCTTACAGGATTAGCTCTCATGAGTATTCATCGGAATGTGACAATAGGTCTAAATTCCTCAGAAATTGTAAATAAGTTAGCTGAAAGAAGGAAGAGAatgaatttaattttgtaa